The Chaetodon auriga isolate fChaAug3 chromosome 3, fChaAug3.hap1, whole genome shotgun sequence genome has a window encoding:
- the tubgcp5 gene encoding gamma-tubulin complex component 5 yields MAHWSTFERETERETKKLITCISGVEDEEDQNFQLALKFAWSNFRFHRYLDVDSHKVQRSISGIYEKLMVHSDLSKAESWMRLTEEFLNSPLPNTDGTKTDVHYSLLSLLLLLSGSPSNTDFTERPRVKEAEEEDNFDWARYLMEGEDIDTGPYPDTPEWSEEESEDDDSQQPISREDSGIQLDRTPQEDQDNNNQTVPVTWTVGEPDARSWLEQHVVTPYWVAHAPRFPHSLHLHSNLLNVWDQHLYNTDPLYLPEEKAFVTETQVIRETLWLLSGVKKHFIFQHHDGKVSVRNNVVVTHLTSNCLRSVLEHIAVYGQAVFRLQRFIDEVTGYSSEPCPPSSGSSYSSKKGSEPPFRTYQAFVWALNKYFTDFKQELTTIERELIRNDETVTLSAVLERLNPHLAQIKVLHKVFCTGVAEVPAETPNVVRASHLLNTLYKAIIEYDSVGEASEQAVALLFSLWTETVRPYLEIVDEWIVHGHLFDPAKEFIIQRNKDVPVNHRDFWYATYTLYSVSETVENEEKLNDAASGSSGGDQGSSNRQLTMVSFLKPVLKQIIMAGKSMQLLKNLDCKEAEQAERSSRDAERKSLYTLFLESVQSRLCSQEESPTDTVTEQQATKRSLIKMQSIIAQHLEIDDIHDPLLAINFARLYLEQSDFHERFSGGDFIVDRSSQSVTCQTFELTLRSCLYPHIERRYIECCGNLMKTLKKDYKLLEYLQAMRNYFLLEAGDTMYDFYTAIFDKVQEKESWQQLSFLNGQLQEAVGQRHPEDSSRLSVFLENIDPARKKHPVNNLEVLTLSYKVPWPVDIVISSECQKIYNQVFLLLLQIKWAKYSLDTLRFSDFTDVTKKLEGALSEEAQVKEPINQQIHRMCLLRVKLMHFVNSLHNYITTRILHSTGLEFQHQVQEAKDLDQLIKIHYKYLATIHDRCLLREKVSFVKEAIMKVLNLVLIFSDRWQAGFGAWKIESIDKMESDFKNCHMFLVTILNKAVCRGSFPHLESLALSLMAGFEQC; encoded by the exons aATCTATGAAAAGCTCATGGTCCACTCAGACTTGAGTAAAGCAGAAAGCTGGATGAGGCTGACTGAAGAGTTCCTAAACTCACCTTTACCTAATACAGATGGAACAAAG ACAGATGTGCACTAcagcctgctgtcactgctgctcttaTTATCAGGGTCCCCCTCAAACACAGACTTTACTGAGAGACCCAGGGTGAAGGAGGCCG aagaggaggacaacTTTGACTGGGCCAGATACCTGATGGAGGGTGAGGACATCGACACTGGACCATACCCAGATACCCCT GAGTGgtctgaggaggagagcgaagacgatgacagccagcagccaatcagcagggAAGACTCTGGGATCCAGCTGGACAGAACGCCGCAGGAAGACCAGGACAACAACAACCAGACAGTCCCAGTCACATGGACGG TGGGAGAGCCTGACGCCCGGTCCTGGCTTGAACAGCATGTGGTGACACCGTACTGGGTGGCTCATGCGCCTCGTTTCCCTCACAGCTTGCATTTACACTCCAACTTGCTCAATGTGTG GGATCAGCACTTGTATAACACTGATCCATTGTATCTGCCGGAAGAAAAGGCCTTTGTTACGGAGACCCAAGTGATACGGGAGACGCTGTG GCTTCTCTCTGGGgttaaaaaacactttatatTCCAACACCATGATGGAAAAGTGTCAGTGAGGAACAACGTGGTGGTCACTCATCTGACCAGT aacTGCCTGCGCTCTGTGCTGGAGCACATCGCCGTGTACGGGCAGGCGGtgttcaggctgcagaggtTCATAGACGAGGTGACGGGATACAGCTCGGAGCCCTGCCCACCGAGCTCCGGTTCCTCCTACAGCTCCAAGAAGGGCTCCGAGCCTCCTTTCAGGACCTACCAGGCCTTTGTTTGGGCACTTAACAAGTACTTTACCGACTTCAAACAGGAACTCACCACAATTGAGAGAGAGCTCATACGCAATG ATGAGACGGTCACCCTGTCTGCAGTTCTGGAGCGACTCAACCCTCACTTGGCACAAATCAAAGTGCTGCACAAAGTCTTCTGCACCGGGGTCGCCGAAGTCCCCGCTGAGACCCCCAACGTCGTGCGCGCCTCTCACTTGCTCAACACGCTGTACAAAGCCATCATCGAGTATGACAGCGTCGGGGAAGCGTCAGAGCAGGCG GTGGccttgttattttctttatggacagagacagtcagaccATATCTGGAGATTGTGGATGAATGGATTGTTCACGGCCACCTGTTCGACCCCGCCAAGGAGTTCATTATCCAGAG GAACAAGGATGTCCCAGTGAACCACAGGGACTTCTGGTACGCCACCTACACGCTGTACAGTGTGTCTGAGACGGTGGAGAATGAGGAGAAGCTGAACGACGCAGCCAGCGGGAGCTCTGGAGGGGATCAGGGCTCCAGCAACAGGCAGCTCACCATGGTGTCCTTCCTCAAACCTGTACTCAAGCAGATCATCATGGCCGGGAAGTCcatgcagctgctcaaaaatCTGGACTGCAAGGAGGCTGAACAGGCGGAGAGATCCTCCAGAG ATGCGGAGAGGAAGAGTTTGTACACGCTGTTTCTGGAGTCGGTGCAGTCACGCCTCTGCAGCCAAGAGGAGTCGCCCACAGACACGGTGACTGAACAACAGGCCACTAAGAGGAGCCTCATAAAGATGCAGTCCATCATAGCACAGCACCTGGAGATCGACGACATCCACGATCCGCTGTTGGCTATCAACTTCGCCAG GCTGTATTTGGAGCAGAGTGACTTCCACGAGCGTTTCTCCGGAGGCGATTTCATCGTGGACCGCTCGTCTCAGTCAGTTACCTGCCAAACCTTTGAGCTCACGCTGCGCTCTTGCCTCTACCCCCACATCGAGAGGAGGTACATCGAGTGCTGTGGGAACCTTATGAAGACTCTGAAAAAAGACTACAA GCTGCTGGAATACCTCCAAGCGATGAGGAACTACTTCCTGCTGGAAGCTGGAGACACCATGTATGACTTTTACACGGCCATCTTTGACAAAgtgcaggagaaggagagctGGCAGCAGCTGTCTTTCCTCAACGGTCAGCTGCAGGAGGCAGTTGGACAGCGCCACcctgaggacagcagcag GCTGTCAGTCTTCTTGGAGAACATTGACCCTGCCAGGAAAAAACATCCTGTCAATAATCTGGAAGTTCTCACCCTGAGTTACAAG GTTCCCTGGCCTGTTGATATTGTCATCAGCTCAGAGTGTCAGAAGATCTACAATCAAGTgtttctgctcctgctgcagatCAAATGGGCCAAATACAGCTTGGACACGCTTCGATTCAGTG attTCACAGACGTCACTAAGAAACTGGAGGGAGCTCTGTCTGAGGAAGCGCAGGTCAAAGAGCCAATAAATCAGCAGATTCACCGAATGTGTCTGCTGCGGGTCAAACTGATGCACTTTGTCAACAGCCTCCACAACTACATCACGACCAGG ATTTTGCACAGCACAGGACTGGAGTTTCAGCACCAAGTACAGGAGGCAAAGGACCTGGACCAGCTGATCAAGATCCATTACAAATATCTGGCAACCATTCATGACCGTTGCCTACTGAGGGAGAAG gtCAGTTTTGTGAAGGAGGCCATAATGAAAGTTCTTAATCTCGTCCTCATCTTCTCTGACCGATGGCAAGCTGGATTTGGAGCCTGGAA GATCGAGTCCATTGATAAAATGGAATCAGATTTCAAAAACTGTCACATGTTCCTTGTGACGATACTCAATAAGGCCGTGTGTCGTGGCTCCTTCCCTCACT TGGAGTCTCTGGCGCTCTCCCTGATGGCAGGCTTTGAGCAGTGCTGA